A segment of the Streptomyces sp. Tu 2975 genome:
TGGGAACCGTATGTCGAGGAAGCGGCGCACCGCCTCGGCTCCCATGGCGGGCTCACCCTCCTCACGTCGACGGACCTGCGCAGAGGGAACACCGGGGAGCCCGCCGAACTCGCCCGCCTGCTGTGGCCGTTGCCAGAGATCGCCGACCGCTACCACCGCCTCGGCCGCTCTGCCCGGCCCCGCCTCGACCGGCTCACCGGCACTGCCGCACTCTCCCCGGCCGAACTCCTCACCATCGCCGTGGAGCTGGCCGCCGAACTCACCCGCGCCATGGAGCCCGACCCGCTGCTGCCGCCCGAGCTCCTCCCCCGGCCCTGGCCCGGCGCCGAGGCCCGGGAGATCGTCGCCCGATGCTGGGCGGCCCTGCACGAACGAGAAGACGGCGAAGCCCGCCCTGCTCTCTTCCGCCTCTACGCCGACATCACCCGGGGAGCGGCGGACCGGTCCGCGCGCTGACGACGGCGGCACAGGCGACCGGACCCGCATGGTGAGCCGCACCGTCAGCGCAGTACGGCGTACACGATGAGGTTGTCCACCGGGTGGCCCTCGCTGTCGAACCGTCCCGAGCAGGTGATCAGGCGCAGGGCGCGGTCGTCGGTCGCGCCGTAGACCTTGTCGGTGGGGAAGGCGTTCTTGCGGACGGTTTCCTTGGCGGTGACGGTGAAGTGGGCGGTTTCGCCGGCGGCGTCGCGTACGGCGATGTCCGCACCCTTGGTGACCTTGGCAAGGTCGTGGAAGACGGCCTTGCCGTAGCGGGTGTCGTTGTGGCCGATGATCACGGCGGGTCCGGGCTCGCCGGGGACGGCCGCTCCGGTGTACCAGCCCGCGGTCATGCCCTTTTCGGCGGGCGGGACCTGGACGGTGCCGTCCTCGTTGAGGCCGAGTCGCATCAGGGCGCTGTCCACGCCGACCGAGGCGATGGTCACGCGCGCGGGTTCGACGGGAATCGCCGACGCGGGCGAGGGTGTCGAGCCGGTCGGTCGTGGGGTGGCGCGGGGGTCCGGGGCGGTCGCCGTCGTGCCGGCGGAGTCGACAGGATCTGCGGGGGCGGCCGAGCAGCCGGCCAGGCCGAGGCAGCCGATGGCGGCGGCCGAGGCCAAGGGCCGGGCCCACCGCGTCCGTCGGTGCGTGTGCGACATGAACTCTCCAGGTCTCCAAGCGTGTTCGGCACGGGGCGGCGCCGCCCGAAGGCGGCGCCGCTGTGTTCGGACGGGGGTGTCAGCCGTTGTTGCGTCGGCGGACCGCGAAGGTGACGGTGCCCGCGACCAGGGCGAGACCGGCGGCCGTTCCGGCCAGGGTCACGGCGTTGCTGCCGCCGGTGGCGGTTCCGGCCGGCTGCTCACCGGCGTCGACGCCGCCGCGCGGTGTCTCCCTTGCCTCCCTGTCCTTCGCCACGGTCGGCTCGGAGGGTGCGGGGGTCTTCTGAGCGGCCTCGCGGGGCGCGACCGTCGGGCCGGGGCCGGGGCTGGTGTCGGCGAAGGCGGCGGTCGACGGCAGGGCCAGCGCGCCGGCCGCGACGGTGGCGAGAGCGAGAGCTCGCAGGGACAGACGGTGGGACATGTGGGGTTGCTCCGTTCCAGCTGATTAGGCCCTGAGGCCTTGATGGCACCGGCCATGCTGGCGTGGAGTTGTGAGGAACCTGTCAGAACGCTGTCGTCATCGCATCAGGCTTCACGGCTGCTGTCCGCCGGCCCGCCGTCCGGGATCCGCAGTGTGAAGACGGAACCCTTCCCCTCGGTACTCACCGCGTGCACCATGCCGCCGTGCGCCTCGGTGAGTTTCCGTACGATCGCGAGCCCGAGTCCGCTGCCGCCGGTCCGCCGGCTGCGTGACTTCTCCGCCCGCCAAAAGCGGTCGAAGACGTGCGGAAGGTCCTCGGGCGACAGTCCTTCGCCCGTGTCGCTGACATCGATCACCACCGTCCCCGCGTCCCTGTGGGCGCGCAAGGTGACGCTGCCGCCGGGCGGCGTGTGGCGTACGGCGTTGGAGAGGAGATTGCCGACCGCCTGGCGCAGCTTGACCGGGTCCGCGGTCGACTCCCCCGGCAGGTCCGCCGGAGTCGACACCACCGTCAGCGTGACGCCCGCGGTCCCGGCCATGCCTTGGTGTGCTGCCGCGACCTGGCCGAGGAGGTCGTGTATCCGGACCGGTTCGGGGTGCAGGCGCAGCGCGCCGGCGTCCGCTTCCGCCAGGTCCTGGAGGTCGTCGATGATGTGCTGCAACTGGACGGCCTCTTCCAGCAGTGACGAGACGAAGGCGCCGTCGGCGTCGGCGACGCCGTCCTGTGCTCCCTCCAGCCAGCCGCGGATGTTGCTCAGCGGGGTGCGCAGCTCGTGGGCGACATCGCTGACCAGCGCCTTGCGTTGGCCTTCCATGCGCGCGCGGTGGGCCGACATGTCGTTGAAGGCGGCGGCCAGCCGCCCGACCTCGTTGACGGCGCCGGCCGGGACCGGGACCGGGACGGCGTCGGAGTATCCCCCGTCCTTCATGCGCTGTGCCGCGCCGGTGAGCGCGAGCAGCGGGCGTACGACCCGGGCGGCGGCCAGCACGGACGCCCCGACGGTGAGGGCCAGGACGAGCGCCGCGGCGCCGGCGATCCGGGCGGTGTTCGCGGGTGACAGGTCGAAGCCGGGGACGGTGGTGGACTCGGGGTCGCCGATGAACAGCAGGGCGGGTGAGGCGACGTACGCGCTGAGCTGCTCACTGCGTGCGGTGGTGACGCAGGACGCCACGGCACGGTCGTCGGCGTCGTTGCCGGGCCCTGCGGGCACCGGGGTCTCGGCCGGGCCGGGGGCCACGGTCGGGGCGGGCGCCGGCACGGCGTCCTCGCCGGTCCGGGCGAACCGGTCCTGGCCCGGTGGCGCCGCCGCCCTGGGGCTGCGCCAGGAGAGGCCCAGAGTCAGCTTCACGGGTTCCCGGCCCTGTCGGTCCAGGCACGCGTCGGTGAGCTTGTTGAGCGCGGCCAGTGCCTTGGCCTCCGTCGCGGTGGGTTCGTCCAGTTCCCGGGCGACGCACGCGGTGGTGGACTGGACGCGTTCGAAGTCGTCGCCCAGGACCTCGATGCGCGGTCGCCCGCCGGGGCCGGCGACGATGTCCGATCCGATGCCGTACCCGCGCAGGCAGTCGGCCGTCCGTTCCGCGATCTTCCGCAGGCCGGCGCGTTCGGGTTCCGGCAGCCGGAAGGGGCCGACGGCGCGCGGGTCGATACGGTCCGCGCCGGCCTCGGAACTGTCGCCGGACACGGGAGCCAGGGCGGTGTCCGAGGAGAGCGGGTCCACGATCGCGGACGCCCGGGGAGGCAGTCGCGGCGGCGAAGCCCCGGTCGCGGAGTCGGTGATCGGCTCCCGTGCCTCGGTGGTCAGGGCGACGCGCCTGCCGGTCCGGTGCGCCAGGTCGCGTACGGTCGCCTCGACTCCGTCCCACCGGGGGTGGGTCGCCGCGTAGCCGAGGAGCGTGTGGTATATCCGGGCGTCGTCGGCGAGGTTCCGCCCCTGTTCCTGCTTGATGGCGCCGGAGGTGGTCTGTACGGCGAGCCACGCGGTCGCGCCGACCGAGCAGACGGCGACGAGCGCGGAGACGGCGAGCAGCCTGCCGAGGAGGCTCTTGCGGAGCGGCAGCCGCTCGTCCCGCCCGGGGCGGGACACGACAGGGCCGCGGCGGGACACGCGCGGCCTAGTACGGGACACGGGAGGCGCTCGGGTCGGTCAGCTTGTAGCCGACGCCGAAGACCGTCAGCAGCCGGGCGGGCCGGTGGGGCGCG
Coding sequences within it:
- a CDS encoding PaaX family transcriptional regulator C-terminal domain-containing protein; the protein is MTDRIEIPTRMLVHALIREDGTVDTAELYTVADILGMSDQQVRLCIKRLVAEGRFTHEGRGRKAQLHATPDTVRALTPNVDFLRHAFDQDAGLAPWDGVWHLAAFAVPESERTSRDLLRETLVHLGGAPLQGGLYVSANAWEPYVEEAAHRLGSHGGLTLLTSTDLRRGNTGEPAELARLLWPLPEIADRYHRLGRSARPRLDRLTGTAALSPAELLTIAVELAAELTRAMEPDPLLPPELLPRPWPGAEAREIVARCWAALHEREDGEARPALFRLYADITRGAADRSAR
- a CDS encoding HAMP domain-containing sensor histidine kinase, whose amino-acid sequence is MSRRGPVVSRPGRDERLPLRKSLLGRLLAVSALVAVCSVGATAWLAVQTTSGAIKQEQGRNLADDARIYHTLLGYAATHPRWDGVEATVRDLAHRTGRRVALTTEAREPITDSATGASPPRLPPRASAIVDPLSSDTALAPVSGDSSEAGADRIDPRAVGPFRLPEPERAGLRKIAERTADCLRGYGIGSDIVAGPGGRPRIEVLGDDFERVQSTTACVARELDEPTATEAKALAALNKLTDACLDRQGREPVKLTLGLSWRSPRAAAPPGQDRFARTGEDAVPAPAPTVAPGPAETPVPAGPGNDADDRAVASCVTTARSEQLSAYVASPALLFIGDPESTTVPGFDLSPANTARIAGAAALVLALTVGASVLAAARVVRPLLALTGAAQRMKDGGYSDAVPVPVPAGAVNEVGRLAAAFNDMSAHRARMEGQRKALVSDVAHELRTPLSNIRGWLEGAQDGVADADGAFVSSLLEEAVQLQHIIDDLQDLAEADAGALRLHPEPVRIHDLLGQVAAAHQGMAGTAGVTLTVVSTPADLPGESTADPVKLRQAVGNLLSNAVRHTPPGGSVTLRAHRDAGTVVIDVSDTGEGLSPEDLPHVFDRFWRAEKSRSRRTGGSGLGLAIVRKLTEAHGGMVHAVSTEGKGSVFTLRIPDGGPADSSREA
- a CDS encoding class F sortase, whose translation is MSHTHRRTRWARPLASAAAIGCLGLAGCSAAPADPVDSAGTTATAPDPRATPRPTGSTPSPASAIPVEPARVTIASVGVDSALMRLGLNEDGTVQVPPAEKGMTAGWYTGAAVPGEPGPAVIIGHNDTRYGKAVFHDLAKVTKGADIAVRDAAGETAHFTVTAKETVRKNAFPTDKVYGATDDRALRLITCSGRFDSEGHPVDNLIVYAVLR